The Panicum virgatum strain AP13 chromosome 6K, P.virgatum_v5, whole genome shotgun sequence nucleotide sequence TGTCATCTTTATCACAAAGTTCCGTATTAAACCGCCAATACAGTTGAAGTCTCAATTTACTTTTCTTATAATAAATACTAATAATGTTCTAGCATCACGAGGAAGCAAACAAACTTGAAACATGCCAAGTGCATAAAGTGGACGATACTATTTGATATATCAAACTGGTTAACAAAACCTAAATAATATTTCTGCATATCAGGGAAGAACAGATCATGCATGCATAACATGAGGTTCAAAGAAGCATACACACTAATATAGTTGTTTGCTGATGCCTGCTGGGAAGGAGGCCCAGTAGGACGGGAAACTGAAATCTTCAAAACTTTCCCATATTGACCAAAGTATTCCCTACGCTCAAGAAcctaaaacaaaaaaatagtagTGTTGGTAtgagaacaaaaatttaaacatgTCGCATAACTTGGATGTATCTAGTTGTGAATAATGATACGGTGCTCACACTCTCATTGCATAAATGTGTGGGTAGCCCAATTATGTACACCAGATTTCTCTGGATAACCCTAACACCAGCCAGATGCTTCTTAGCTTCTACAGTAGATGTTGAtgctgtcgccgccgccttTGGTTTAACCTTTTGGGTCCTGTGCTTCTTCTCTGCATTTTTCTCTGCCACCGTCCTGTTTCCATAAATGAACGTAAGCTGAAACTTGCTATTACAATCACATGTGGGTAATATTAACTGAACGGAACAAAAGCTGAAAGGATTTATATTCGCATGATAAAAGGGTAATCCCAAATTCTGTAGTCTgtaaaagaaaaacacaaatTGATTGATACAAACAGAAGCATTAGGAGGGTGAAAGAAAGCATGGCTGCTGAAAGTTTTTGACGAACCTCTCACACGTGGCAGCCATTTTGACAATCCTCTCCTTGTCGTAGGGAGTGCGACATGCAGGGCAACGGCCCTCTGTCTCCTCCTTCTCAGCCATGTCTATGATATGGTGCCAGCACCAGACACAAATCTGAAGAGTTGGTAcataaacaagaaaaaaaaaagagtaaacgGCAGTTAGCTGCTTGAGGTCATAGTGGTTGTGGCTGTGCAACAGCAAAGGCATACAGTCTGATTGATCGGATAGGAGGATTATCGATATACATACATCATATCCGCATTTGCATGGCTTGAGCTGCTGGTCAGTGATGTCCATCTCCTCGGCACAGAGCGGGCAGGTATGGTCTCCATCATCGCTCATGGTAGTACTGATTGATGAGAAGTCAGAAGGAATAGCTGTTAGAATCtaaatgaggaggaagaagacacCCCAGACCGAAACAGATAAGAGAACTACTATAATCAATACAAATATATCAGTCATCAAACTTCGCCTAATTCTAAAAATCAGTCATCAAACCTAAATCCACaactagaaatatatatatcagGAGGGAAAAAGGCCCAATGCTTCAAAGCTGATTTCATCTGGCTGCTATGTGGATTTTCGAATCGATGTTTTGCCCTCGCACCACTAATTCCTTTGCGATTTCAGATTGAGCACTGGATTTCTCCCCGTCAAAAAGCCCATCGCGAACCCGTTTTGACTCCATAACCGATCGATCTAACATGTCTTCCTCAACCTCTCGCTCTCCGCTCTGAGCTACGACGCGTCCCTCCCCTCCGCTGCCGCGCCCCTCCAGCTCAAGTCCAGctctccaatccaatccaacaCCAAAGGCAATACGAGAAACCGCAACAGAAGATGGGGAGAGGATTGCGTGCCTGAGTTGATGTTGCAGGTGGCGATCCATCTTCCTATCCGACTTCTAACTCCgatcgaggccggcggcgacggctccgggaCGGGGAGCGcaggggggggagggggggggggggtgggcgATGAGGGCAGAGAGGGAtcgccgcctcgcctcgccggtgTTCGGGCCAGTCAAAACGGCTCGCGAAGCGATGGCGCGGGGCCTCTGGCGGACGGAACGCCTCGCCGGGGCAAGAGACGGCGGGATCGGATTTCGACTCGAGTCGACGAATCCGGCGAGTGGAGGGAGATGGGTCGAGGTCGGATGAATGGGCTCCCGAGCTTCCGACTTCCTTGCGTGCGGTGGGTGGGTGCGCTGGGCAGGCTGGGCAACAGGGAAGATGGTGTGGGCGGTGCGCTGGTGGACGAAGAAGAGGAGCGGAGGCGCAGCCGCGCAGGCAGATGCTAGGCGAGATGCTATGCAGCGGTGCACCGCTAGATATCGATCAAGGGGCTCGACGACTAGGGTTGACGTTTCAGGAGCTCCTCTCTTCCACGACGTCAAATCCTCGGGTACAAGGAAAATCCGAGAGTGGTAGAGGGGTAGAAGGGCTGGTATGATAGGGAAGTAGGGATCACGTCACTTCGGGTCTACTAGACGTCCGATTAGATTTATTCTCTCATCGGACGGTTTGTCGTAAGGAttttatctctatctctactactttatttatttttaaagctCTACTACAGTATTTTTAAAGCAAGCAATATCCGTGAATTATTAGAATATACTAATCATAACCGAACAAATCAATCATATTAGAATTCTAATTGAAACACAGAcaaattaattaataataatTTGTCAAGCTTTTAGTTAAGATTAAGATATGATTAATTCGTCTGGCTCCGATTAGGATCCCAGCTCATGGATAAGTAAATATTGTTTGCTTTAGTACTAAATAGAGATAGAAGTAGAGATAGAGACAGAGATTATACTATTTCTTTGGGAtcaatttttttgcaaagaatcattaaatatatatatcttATATAGATAGCACCCACTAACTATTTATCTCTTCATGCAAAgtgtccacatcattctccactaaatgtcccactaactttcaactaccttattaattacaaaaaatgttCATGTCATCTCTACAATACTTTTATAGATAAAGTAAAATCATATACTTATTAATATACAATACTTTACTAAGTGTCCCACTAACTTTCAACTAccttattaattacaaaaaattaAAAGTAAAATCATATACAATACTTTACTAAGTGTCCCACTAACTTTCAACTAccttattaattacaaaaaatgttcatgtcaactatttctttgagcacatattcttttataatgtgatcaaatattctattgatgtTATTTCTGTTAGTTTATCGATTTCTACCGGATCCTGataaaaaataacatgcaagtaaaattcatatcaCCTATATAGCCTATATAGATGACACCCACTAAAAtcattaactctatttctcttaACATGCAAGTTATCCGGATCATATATGAACCCATTATATCAAATGTCACATCAACGTCCACTAGGGCCATCTATTTATGTTTTCCATcgatttttttgtgaatgttgtcatgcaatcatcttaatttttctacttttaaattttacgttaaaattttatttaaaaaatcccgcagcaacgcgggGTGTCACCTAGTATTTCTGATTCTGACTTGCTATATAGGAGTACTCCTAATAATTAGGCGAAATTGAAAAGACCGGTTTTATCCTGCATCAGTATTTTGATTTCAGATTTAgcggtgtgtttgtttccgtCCTTGCCCCGCACCGCTCTTCCCGAGGGGGACGAGGCTCCGCTGCAGTTGGCCGCCGTGCAGTTGAGTCACTGCGTGTGGGGCCTGCACGAGTGGGGCCCACGTGGCAGTGACCCAACTCCAGggagctgcaggggaggtaaCTGCAGCCGATCCAGTTCCGAGCGAGGGAGGCCGTTTTGACTGGCCTCAACACCACCCTTCTTTCCTCATCGCCACCCTGCCCGCTGCGCTCTCCCCTGACGACCTCCCCTTTCGCTGCCTCGCTGCCGGCCTCGATTGGAGTCGGAATCAGATTGGTAGATGGATCACCACATGCAAAATCAACGCAGGCATGCAATCCTTTCTCTCTTCTGTGGCAAATTCTCGTTTTCGCTGTTGGATTGAAGAGCGGATCTCGAATAGGGTGGCACTTCTCGTTCTGAAGAGTGATTTATCTTTTGCGCCGCCTCGTCGAGTGCTGAACTCGAGTTCTGATTAATGGCGGGAGGGGCCGAGTAGCGCGGCAGGTTGCCATGTGTGGAGCAGCATGCCCGCAGGAGGGGCGCGTTGCGCAAAGAGGAGGAGAACGAGAGGTTGAAGAAGACGTGCCAGATCGATCGGTTCAAGAGTCAAAACGGGTCCATGAGGGGCTGATTGGCAGAATGGTAGAAGGAGAGAAATTCAGTGCTAGGATTGGATTTTTTACCCCTCTCCCGACTCCCGATGTGTTTCTAGTGTCAGTCGATATATTTAGGTTTGATGACTGATTTATTAGAAATTGGGCAATGTTCAAGGACACTTCAATCTCTGATGTATTTCTCGTGCGGTCAAATATTTGGGGTTTCTGATATGATAGCTTAATGATTGTGTGCAATACGAGTCTTATCTGTTCTGGTCCGGGTGTCTTCTCATCCATTAGGACTACCATGAGCGACGATGGAGACCATACCTGCCCGCTCTGTGCTGAGGAGATGGACATCACTGACCAGCAGCTCAAGCCATGCAAATGCGGCTATGATGTACGTGTATCAATAATCTCATTATCCTATCAATCAGTCTGTACTTATTTATTGTCCATTGCCTCAGCGCCAGCCACCACCACTAATTATCTACGACCTCAAGCAACAAACTGCCATTTACTCAATTAATTGTCTACGTGCGCAACTCTGCAGATCTGCGTCTGGTGCTGGCACCACATCATAGACATGGCTGAAAAGGAGGAGACAGAGGGCCGCTGCCCTGCATGCCGCACTCGCTACGACAAGGACAGGATTGTCAAGATGACTGCCACTTGTGAGCGGTCCGTCACAAACTTTCAGCAATCATGCTTTCTTTCACCCTCCTAATGCCTCTGCTCTTAGCATCAATTTGTGTTTTACTTCGACACAGTACAACATCTGGGATCACACTTTTATCACGGGAAGCACATAAAAATAAATCCTTTCAGCTTTTAGTTGAGTTCAATTGACCTGACCCATTGTGAATGGTGTATTTTATAATAACAAGCTCCAACTTATGCTTGTTTTCATAGAAACAGGATGGCACCGGAGAAAAATGCAGAGAAGAAGCACAAGACCCAGAAGGCTAAGCCAAAGGCAGCAGCACctatagcagcagcagcagcaacaacatctACCGTAGAAGCTAAGAAGCATCTGGCTAGTGTCAGGGTTATCCAGAGGAATTTGGTGTACATAATTGGCCTACCTGTACATTTGTGCAATGAGAGTGTGAGCACCATATCATTGTTTGCAACTAGATGtttctatttttaaattttaattctCATACCAACACTACTATTATTTGTTGTTTTAGGTACTTGAGCGTAGGGAATACTTTGGTCAATATGGGAAAGTTTTGAAGGTTTCAGTTTCCCGCCTGACTGGGCCTCCTTCCAAGCAGGCTTCAGCAAACAACAATATTAGTGTGTATGTCTCTTGAACCTCATGCTGTACATGGCTCATAAGCAGGGACATTAATTATGTTTTATTCTGGTACTGATCAAccaatttgaaatattaaatgctTATACTCCATTTTTATGCAATTGCAtgattcaaatttttttatttgtagtACTAGTTTTAGAATTGGTATTATAAGCAAGTTAATTGAGACTTCAATTGTGTGAGGTGGTTTTACACCAAATTTGGTGAAAAAGATGACAATATGTCCATACTCTTCGAATCAGTGCAGTCATTTTAAGGTTAATTTGAGCTACTTAGCAGTGTGATTTACCTGTGGCCACTTGATTTACATAACCATTCTTGAAAGAAACATTGTTATCCTCATTGTCTACTCAAGGGGATGTATATCTTTATTGCTGTGAGATTCTGGGGGTTTTGGGTAGATGCAAGGTGTCTTTTCAGTCATCGCTTGATTTCTGCATCATCCAGTGGTACTAGCTCCTTGTTTATTATTAATCAGAATTTGTTTAGGGCTCATATCATTAATCAGAATGGTGTTAGCCGTTAGTGTGCCCTTCCATTGTTACTGTAGAAATTACTGTGTGTATAATTGAACTTTGCATGCTGGGAACTAGTCTAGTCTAACTTGGACTGTATTTGAGTGGTCTCTTCTGAAAGAACATGGCTATGCTAGAAGTCTAGAATGTGCACTGTTTTTCGTCAATTTTCCTTTGCATAGTTCTTCCCTTGTTGACACGTTACTTTGGCTCTTTGGTTGAGCTATtcttatgcatgcatgcagctacATAAACTAGTTATCTTTTTCCTGAAGATTACAGATTTGTTTACCCTCTTATTTGTTTATGGTCTAGATAATCATGGTCCTAAAATGTTTAATAACCATTGGTATTattttctttcatgtagttGCAACAAATAAATCCCCCGGTCCCCCCAGTCACAAATATGTGACCATTTTTGTTGCGTTCAATCAAAGTATCTAAATTTTATCATTGATACCTCTTGACTTAGTTAAATTGAATATTTGAAAACGATATGAGCATATTTACATCCCATCTTGAATACTTTGTAAAAATATTACGATAGATGTTATTAGTCAAAGGTATTGGTCACTTCAGGGATGCCCAAAACATCTATTTGTGACTCTCGGGAGTTTTTTATGTTTGTATAAGAATTTAATGCAGAAGTTATGCTCTTGCTTAAACAATAAACTGTGTGCTGTCAAATGTATACAGATATATAACTTATGCCAAAGAAGAAGAGGCCATCCGGTGTATTCAATCTGTACACAATTTTGTCTTGGAAGGAAAAGTGTTAAGGTGAGGTTCTATACTATGTTCTCACCCAGAAGTTTTACACAACGTAGTTACTCAAATGGCTGTTTTCTGTTACAGAGCATGCTTTGGTACTACAAAGTATTGCCATGCATGGCTGCGGAACATGGTACAATTGTTGCTTCATTCTATTAGCTTCATCTACTAGTACTGTACCCTAATTATCTCATCCTTAATATTTCTTGGCTTTTCTCAGACATGTGGGAACCCAGATTGCCTCTATTTGCATGACATAGGCAGTCAGGAGGATAGTTTTACTAAAGATGAGATCATCTCAGCATATACGAGGTAGTACTGAGCAATTTTAACAGATGTTCCTTCATTCTTTTAACCCTAAGCCGCTCTTTGAGTCCTGGCTACTGCTTTACTTCTCTGCGTACACTACTTGTGTGCGTATTGTGGCTTTGTTTGGCATTGTGGTTgctttttaaaaattaaaaccaCCATTTATGTTTCCACTTTTGGATATAGGAGTTAGTCCCTTGGATCAATAGAAGCAAAATCTTACTATGTATAAGCTGTTTTGGTATTATGTATAGTTGATTTGGAAAAAACATGATGTCCTCTTTAATGTGGATGTTTAATATATTAAGTGCTGCTTTGATAAACTCTTATGCCTGTGCGCTAAACAATTTGATATTTTAATTGATACTTTCCATTAACTGTTCTATGTTCCTATCAGGACTAGGGTCCCCCAGATGGCATCTGGTGTTTCGCAAAGATGTGCAGGCACTGTGTTGCCTCCCCCAACTGATGATTTCTCTTACAGTGCGGTGGTATCAGCCAAGCATACAATCAAGAATGGAATACATGTATGTTCTTTATgctgaaaattcaaaattcattgGAAGACTTGTGGTTTTGTTAACTTTCATGCTGCTTTTTAGTATAGGTTAAACTGTTGCCATCTCCTTATTTGTTGGCTTACATACTGATACTGCATTAACTGGCCTTATTGTGTGCAGAATACCACCAACCAGCCAAGGCTTTCACCTCCAAACAGTAGTTCTGGGAGGTCCACGCTTCCGCCAGCTGCCTCATGGTATGGTACTTCTAGACTGTTCCTCGAACTTGTGATATATGTTGAAAATGAGAACTGTGTTACTGATTTTTCCCCTTCTCTATGCACAGGGGGCATCGTGATTTGAATGCCAGGACAACAGCTGTTCGGGTGACATTACCAGAGTCTCATACAAAAACAAAGTCAGAGCCACAAAGTAATTCATTTTCAAGTTCTTCAACAGTTTCGAGTACAAGAATACCTTCTTCATGGAATGACGATACAAGTACAGCACCAACAGTGTCTGAAGGATGGCAGTTGTTGGAACAAGATAGCACATCAAAAACCTTACAGCCATATAAGCCTGGTATTGCAAAGGAAACACAAGCTTTATCATCATTGGAGTCATCAGTGGACATAGACTTCTCTACAATACCTTCAGCTTGGAACGACGATGACATTGCAGTGTCAGATGGGATGACAAAGGGAAATGAGGATCAAGTTGCAAATGAAAATGGAAAGTTAACTCATCCAGTGTCTAACTCGTCAATATCACCTAAGAAAGACATGACAGTGAGCATATCAAGTCTAGCAATATCGAAATCAGATGTAAAGACTTGTGACAGTGACTGCTCAATTACCAATATTGCTCCTAAAAGCCCTGCTTCTGCTGTTAACTGCCAATTTAGTCATGCAGGCCGTGAGAAAATACTGGAGGATAATAGAACCCGGGATGCTGGCATTGAGAATCTACCTAGTCATGCAGTCGGTGACAAAATACTGGAGGATAATAGAACCCGGGATGCTGGCATTGAGAATCTACCTAGTCATGCAGTCGGTGACAAAATACTGGAGGATAATAGAACCCGGGATGCTGGCATTGAGAATCTATCTGTTCAGATGTCTTCAGTAACATTAGATGGCAAACATGAGATTCATAGTGTGGTAGGAAATCATGAACCAGATGCAATGCTATGCCCGTCTGTGGTTCCCATGGGTCAGAATTTTGACAAAGACCAATCTCATCTGAAGCTTGATGGGTCTCTACCTTCAGAAAATAAGGACACTGTTCTTTCTTGTCGATATAATGCGGACAGTCATCTTAATTGGAGTTCAGAGCCGCAAAGCTGTACTGTGACTCCTTTAAATGATATAGTAAATTCTTCAATCATCACTGAGACACTTAATAGTAGGTTGATGGATGGGTCAGCCCAACCATCATATTCGTCATTTGCCCGTTTTCCTAATACATTAGATACTTCATTGTGGAAGGATACAGAAACTAACCCTGCATTGACGATTGGCACTAGAAATTCTTCACAGATGCAGACTGGATTTTCTTCAATCAATAACACTTATTCCATGTTAAGTGGACATCCTGGAATGGGAAGTCATCAACCTGGAGCAATGGGTTCAGTAAGAACTGATAGTGTAGGAATTTTTGACAGGACTGTAAGTGTAAATAAAGATGAGAGCAGGATAATTTCTGATATGTTGTCATCTGAGTTTAATCCGTGGGATGATTCATATTCAACTGCTAACAATTTTGTTAGGATGCTTAGCGAATCTGAAAATAATGATGTTCCTTTCACAATGCCTTCATGGAGATCAGGATCTGGCAGCAAAGAGTCAAGGTTTTCGTTTGCTAGACAGGATAACCAAGGAAACTTCTTggaatcatctctcagaaactCTGGTAATGAGCAGAATTTTGGTTTGCTACCCCAGATTTCCCAAGGAAATGCATACCAGAATGGTCTTGCATTCCAATCCGTAGAGAATGATTTTTCCAGTAGCAATTCTCTTGCTGTGTCAGAAATGGCAACTACTGGTGAGTACCACCTTTTCGCATTCTGTTGGGTAGTGCTTCTGTAACTAAACCTTCAAAAGTGACTTTTGCTTCTgttgtttttttctctctcttattttgttttctgtcatattttttctcttatttttattttcaaaatagGAAGTCCGAGATAGAATTCGGGTACTATTACTATAGGTGGGACCATTACCATATATATAACATAAGACTTCTCCCCCAATTCtttcttaatgcaatgatacccagctctcctgcgtattcgagaacAAAATCGATCTGCCATTATACCTTGAGAGGTAGGAAAATAGCAATTTCCTATTCCGTCCAAAACCTTAGGAATTCCTTGATAGTTGACGTAAATTCGAAAGCCAGGTCGGCTGATAGACGGAGCTAAATGTTGCCTGTAAGTGAATGATCTTGTTTTGTGTGTTGCGCTTTTTTCATTGAGCATTGGTAAAAAAAATCTGACTCATGCAAATTGATTGTTTATAGTGGCGGTAATTCTGTGATTTTGATGTTTTCACTGTTAAGCTTTTTGCTTATGAAGTATTTGCTTTTCAGATGCATCATGGTCTAAAATATCTGCACCTCCAGGATTTTCAGCAGCGGCAAGAGTCCCCCCTCCTGGATTTTCTTCTGGATTTCCATCCCAAGATGGTATTAATCCACCTCCCGGGTTTTCTTCTGGAATTTCATCTCATGATGGGTCTATCCCCCCTCCTAGATTCCGTTCTGGAATTTCGTCTCAGGAAGTGTCTAAGCCCCCACCTAGATTGGCTTCTCCATTTTCTTCGGGGTTTCCATCTCAGGATGGGCCTAACTCTCCTTCTAGATTCCCTTCTGCATTTTCTTCTGGATTTGCATCACAGGGTCTGTCTAATCAGGTGTATGGCTCAAAATACTCAGGTTTGTTTACTGTCTCAGTTTTCTTTTGGCTTCTCCTCCTAAAACAAGTTTGTTTTATCATAATTTTTGTGGTGCTTGGCAGAAACTCTTCTCCAGGATAATGTTTTGGGCAGCAACAGTAATCATTATCAAGCTCCGTTTCGTAGACACACAAGTGATGTTGAATTTAATGATCCTGCTATATTGGCTGTGGGCAAAGGGCGATTGCCTGGAATTGGGGATTCAGGGATGGAGATGAATAATACCCCTACTTTCCCAGCACCGTTGCAAACATCGAATAATGACCTTATGTTTCAGTTATGCATGCAACCGAATGTGCCGTCTCATCAGAACATGAGATTCACAGACCATACACAGGATGCCTTCAACCCTATGAATGATAATCACCTGGCTTCCAGATTTTTAGCACAGAATCATGGTGCCGTATCCCCTTACTCGCAGAGACCACAACAATCTGGAAACTCACAGCTTATAAATGGTCAATGGGATGGATGGAGTGATTTGAGACAAGGGAGTAACGCCCCTTTGTCAGACTTGTCAAGGATGCTATATCCAAGTGAAGCGAACAACTTGCACATGCTGGGTTCAAATGATATTTATAACAGAGCCTTCAGAATGTGATTTGTCTCATGGCAGATGCaattttgacttgacatgtTCGTACATGGGGCTTTTGTGGACTTGTGAAAGTAACTGGTTGCCCGGCACATAGTCTGGAACATGAGTTTTTATTGGGATTTAATTGAACACCATGAACCTGAGCTTTGGCCCAGCCTTTTGAAATTACCAGGTATGCATGCTGCTGTGTTATTCAGCTGGTTCTTGTCAGGAAAACATTATGAGTTGTTGTTCCACATTACCTACGTGTTGTGTGGTTATTGAAAGCAGCTGCTCTACGTGGTTGGTTCACAAACAAGTTAAAAGCTGATTGTTTGCTTTGTCGCTTGATTATCAGGTTCCTTCTGTTTTATAGTATGCGAAAGATGCGCCGAGACAAGCAAAGCAACTGAAGGCGAATTGGATAGAGATCTCGGCACATGTGGTCCATGGGAAAGAGTTTAAGAAGCTAGGGTCATAAGAGCATATGCTGTGTGCTGTATATATTTCGATGCTGGAAACACCAAATCAGAACTTATACCccgttttatttttattttttttgctgcAATGTGTGCAAATCCGTATGTGGGGTCAATAGTTCAAATAGACAGGCAGGAAAGGTATGCTTTTTTTCCTCCTCTCAAGTGCATTTGCCAAGCAGAAAGGTGGCATGGCTTGACCAGAATGAATCTACATCTTTGAGGGGGCCCTCCTTGAGTCTGGCCTACGGgcgggcaggcaggcaggctggCTGGAATGGATGATGTTGATGATGCGTAATGCGTCGATATAGTTATCTTAGAAATGAAAATGATGACAAGGTGTCTGTAAGACTGTTAACTTGGCAGTGGTTGCACAAAGCCACAAAAGCTTCCGTTGTGGGGCTGGATAGTTCATGGGTCTTGTTGCGTAGGAGTATGTATATCTATCTATCAAGGGAGAGGAATAAGGTTTTTTTAAGCCGTGTAACAAAGAAAGTCGTAATTTGCTACCTGTATACTATATCGTGTCCTTTTGATTTCATCTCCGTTAGTTCACAAGCAGCATACCCTTGATGAAAACTCAAATCGCATCCGTATTTCAGCTTCTTGTCGCTAGTATCCGATCGATGGCGtcgtgctgcagcctgcagcaccGCGGGGAGGTGGGCGCTAGCATCACGCCGTCGCCACGGCTCCCGGCCCTAGCCGCCATCCCTGCGCAACGGGCATTCCGTTCCGAACTTCACGGTATGATGCTAGAGCGGGGAGGTCGGCGCTATTAGACCCACGTGTCAGTGGCAAAGTCACAGCCTCCGAGACTGCAGAGGATCTCAGTCCTCCATTTTTGGCCGTGTACaagttatttttaaatatacGGTATGTTATTTGTACTAGCATAGATGCACGTGCGACACATACGTGATTTATAAAACATAATTAGCAtgaattcaaaaatatattgaATTATTAATATTCAAGCTCCTTATTTGTTGGATCTCACTTAGAGCACAATCACCATTGTTGACCTAGAGCTTCGAAACCCTAATGCATGTGAAGTTTAGTTGCCAAAATGAACTCCCTAAACTCTCAGGAACATCTAGGAACAAACCCCACCTCGAACCGTGGCCGGAATCACCGgcggcgaactcgccggtgagcctcggccgtgtcgcggacggtccgcccgacaaggccggacggtccgccagctcCTGACAAAAAACCACAGAGACTCTGCATGATTCTTAGCCTTTCACAAATtgagaggcggacggtccgcgatttagtcagagagcatgttttcaccCAACACGGTCCGCACCTGAccggcggatggtccgccaaaTGGTCCGCCGTTTAgagccggacggtccgcttctcccaagccggacggtccgcatttAGTTGTTCTTTACCCTTACACTTAGCTATGATTAATCCACATATGTACTACATGTCTAGCCACTTTTATCATAGTTTTGCAAAATTAAATCATACCTTCTCATACCATTTGCATACCATGTCAATCATTCATGtcatatttatttatcatgcatcATTGCACTCGTGTAGAGACCGTGACGCCGGAGCAAGAGAAGCTTGAACCGGAGATCGTTGGAGACTCTACTCCCGTCGAGACTCAAGGCAGACCCCTAAGCATTTCTTACaccctattttggatcaattaagtatatgtgtcttgtttgcgcatgagttactatatatatatcattgattgcgtagaacctatttgatgcattatcaaccttgattaggatatcatccttagatgagtatgcttgaataggtgtcacgaactatatgcttagccatgcttagctacggtacaagacgagaggtggcaaggtcaccaccactcgcgagctataggatgtTTGATTAATTTACATGATTAGTCAAGAATGGATAAAAGTTGAGCAAATATGAAAGATGATTTGGACTTGGGCAAGTATGATAGGGCCATGTTGGGATGGAGCTCACATGGTTAGtctggcttgagttgattaaggaccgatgcgtaatcgctttgatacttgagcacctttccgta carries:
- the LOC120712926 gene encoding uncharacterized protein LOC120712926 isoform X4 codes for the protein MDHHMQNQRRTTMSDDGDHTCPLCAEEMDITDQQLKPCKCGYDICVWCWHHIIDMAEKEETEGRCPACRTRYDKDRIVKMTATCERNRMAPEKNAEKKHKTQKAKPKAAAPIAAAAATTSTVEAKKHLASVRVIQRNLVYIIGLPVHLCNESVLERREYFGQYGKVLKVSVSRLTGPPSKQASANNNISVYITYAKEEEAIRCIQSVHNFVLEGKVLRACFGTTKYCHAWLRNMTCGNPDCLYLHDIGSQEDSFTKDEIISAYTRTRVPQMASGVSQRCAGTVLPPPTDDFSYSAVVSAKHTIKNGIHNTTNQPRLSPPNSSSGRSTLPPAASWGHRDLNARTTAVRVTLPESHTKTKSEPQSNSFSSSSTVSSTRIPSSWNDDTSTAPTVSEGWQLLEQDSTSKTLQPYKPGIAKETQALSSLESSVDIDFSTIPSAWNDDDIAVSDGMTKGNEDQVANENGKLTHPVSNSSISPKKDMTVSISSLAISKSDVKTCDSDCSITNIAPKSPASAVNCQFSHAGREKILEDNRTRDAGIENLPSHAVGDKILEDNRTRDAGIENLSVQMSSVTLDGKHEIHSVVGNHEPDAMLCPSVVPMGQNFDKDQSHLKLDGSLPSENKDTVLSCRYNADSHLNWSSEPQSCTVTPLNDIVNSSIITETLNSRLMDGSAQPSYSSFARFPNTLDTSLWKDTETNPALTIGTRNSSQMQTGFSSINNTYSMLSGHPGMGSHQPGAMGSVRTDSVGIFDRTVSVNKDESRIISDMLSSEFNPWDDSYSTANNFVRMLSESENNDVPFTMPSWRSGSGSKESRFSFARQDNQGNFLESSLRNSGNEQNFGLLPQISQGNAYQNGLAFQSVENDFSSSNSLAVSEMATTDASWSKISAPPGFSAAARVPPPGFSSGFPSQDGINPPPGFSSGISSHDGSIPPPRFRSGISSQEVSKPPPRLASPFSSGFPSQDGPNSPSRFPSAFSSGFASQGLSNQVYGSKYSETLLQDNVLGSNSNHYQAPFRRHTSDVEFNDPAILAVGKGRLPGIGDSGMEMNNTPTFPAPLQTSNNDLMFQLCMQPNVPSHQNMRFTDHTQDAFNPMNDNHLASRFLAQNHGAVSPYSQRPQQSGNSQLINGQWDGWSDLRQGSNAPLSDLSRMLYPSEANNLHMLGSNDIYNRAFRM